The Chrysiogenia bacterium genome includes the window GCGGGTCTCATCGAGGTCGTCGGCGGCGCGGGGCTCCTTGCCGGGATCTGGTTCCCCCCGACGGCGACGCTCGGCGCGCTCCTGATCTTTCCGGTGATGTGCGGCGCGACGTATACGAACTACGTGAAGGTCAATTCCACCAACGGCACCGGCACGCTGGTGATCGTGGGGCTGGTTCTGCTGAGCGCCTGGCTCACCCTGCCCCACGCCATGAACACGCTGGGGATGAGCTCGCCCTGGTAAACCCTCAGGCAAGGGGCGGCCGCCTCGCCAGGTAGAACATCGGACCCACAACCGGAATCGCCGCGTAAGCCGCAAAGCGGCCTGCGTTCCAGCAGCCGCGGCGCCGCATATCGGCGCGCACCGCCGCGAGCGGCAGGAGCAGCGTGAGCAAGCAGATGTCGATGCTCATCACGTAGACGAAGGACTCGCGCCGCGCCAGATCGACAAAGGCCGGCCAGTCGCCGACGAA containing:
- a CDS encoding DoxX family protein encodes the protein MPLGTNIFIAVLGVLFLVTGSPKVVGVKYFARAFEKFGYPQWLRVVAGLIEVVGGAGLLAGIWFPPTATLGALLIFPVMCGATYTNYVKVNSTNGTGTLVIVGLVLLSAWLTLPHAMNTLGMSSPW